One region of Xyrauchen texanus isolate HMW12.3.18 chromosome 11, RBS_HiC_50CHRs, whole genome shotgun sequence genomic DNA includes:
- the LOC127652025 gene encoding GTPase IMAP family member 9-like, with the protein MTEIHADLRIALLGNRGTGKSSAANTILDRDAFRVQFSARAVTQSCERRRREADGRTISVIDTPGLFDTSLTKEQLEAEMENLARMSDPGLHAFLLVIRLDVGLTDKEKNMLKWIQKYLEETLHATPSFCSLMLIS; encoded by the exons ATGACAGAAATCCATGCAg ATCTGAGGATTGCACTGCTGGGTAACAGAGGAACAGGGAAGAGTTCTGCTGCAAACACCATTCTGGACAGAGATGCATTTCGAGTACAATTCTCTGCACGTGCTGTCACTCAAAGTTGCGAGAGAAGACGACGAGAAGCGGATGGAAGGACCATCTCAGTGATTGACACTCCAGGACTGTTTGATACATCATTGACTAAAGAGCAACTGGAGGCTGAAATGGAGAACCTCGCTCGCATGTCTGATCCTGGTCTTCATGCGTTCCTGCTGGTCATCAGACTGGATGTTGGACTCACAGATAAGGAGAAGAACATGCTGAAATGGATTCAGAAGTACTTGGAAGAGACGCTACACGCTACACCTTCATTCTGTTCACTCATGCTGATCAGCTGA